Below is a window of Bacillales bacterium DNA.
CGGCGGATGTCGAAAATATGCATTACGAATGTGAGCTGGCGGTTGTGATCGGCCGGACGGCGAAACAGGTGAAGGCGTCTGAAGCCTATAAGTATGTGGCCGGCTACACAGTCGCGAATGATTACGCGATTCGCGATTATCTCGAAAACTATTACCGCCCGAATTTGCGGGTGAAAAACCGCGACGGCTGCACGCCGATCGGGCCGTGGTTCGTTGACGCGGGCGACGTTCCCGATCCGATGAACTTGAAGCTGCGCACGTCAGTGAACGGAGAAGTGATTCAAGAAGGAACGACGGCGGACATGATTTTCGACATTCCGACGTTGATCGAATACTTGAGCAGCTTCATGACGTTGAACGAGAACGATCTCATTTTAACTGGTACCCCGAAGGGGGCGGTCGATACGCCGATGGGGTCCAAAGTGGTAACCGAAATCGAGGGGATCGGCCGGCTTGTGAACACCATCGTCGGCGATGAGCATTGAGTGTCGATGAAAAGATGATTCGGATCCAGAATCGATCATGACAGACCTTATTTTTGGCAAAAAACAGCTTTTGATGAAGAATCGCTCACTGAAGCGCTTATTTTCCAGCAA
It encodes the following:
- a CDS encoding fumarylacetoacetate hydrolase family protein; amino-acid sequence: MKRARVAYEGAVHEAVAAGDGRLRLTNGRVVSEEDVVWLPPVEAGTIFALGLNYADHAKELTFEPPKEPLVFLKGANTLVGHRGVTRRPADVENMHYECELAVVIGRTAKQVKASEAYKYVAGYTVANDYAIRDYLENYYRPNLRVKNRDGCTPIGPWFVDAGDVPDPMNLKLRTSVNGEVIQEGTTADMIFDIPTLIEYLSSFMTLNENDLILTGTPKGAVDTPMGSKVVTEIEGIGRLVNTIVGDEH